One window of Electrophorus electricus isolate fEleEle1 chromosome 24, fEleEle1.pri, whole genome shotgun sequence genomic DNA carries:
- the eif4g3b gene encoding eukaryotic translation initiation factor 4 gamma 3 isoform X7 — translation MSLPPKAVPKSAAAAGPGTGPSPSNQLRATLATVPLPGPQQPPPVPPTQIPRVQPTLDERIFPTQPGVTAVYSVQRPAGPPYTAHEINKGHPSLAATPPGHASSPGLSQVSVSTVSTAHLYGHPKGWEAGGGSPYTAGQNAGTTPLVYSPPTQPMNAQPQSRPFAPGSRPAHHQGGFRPIQFFQRPQMQTARPAIPSNSPSIRPASQAPAATVYPPSQPIMMSMTSMTPMPFPSPQTAQYYIPQYRHSGPPYVGPPQQYTVQPTGPSTFYPGPSPADFPPAYAAGPSYYPGQTMYTPSPSIIVPTAQQPPPTKREKKTIRIRDPNQGGKDITEEIMSGVGGSRNPTPPVGRPSTTPTPPQFLCPHPHYPHIFYLKSQQLNSQVAEHGHVMYNVDSAQVLPASVDLKPDDKPKLECAMLKSSSPGLRPVDPPVQRREPGSPAPAPAPAPAPAPAPAPAPVPVSAPGPGPVPAPAPAPAPAPTPDSYPPEKSELPPCGLEPAPSVASAPAPNPSKPLSAAEGTETPGPSPEPEPAISPEPEKLEVQQAPSELLISPTQEVKAVNGLAETNPTPPCDDLGFQPSHTPQPQPAPGPTRPQAPISEPGPASPALEAHCAEAKAAHPAAGDAVASGTATPSLPSTTAADIGTVLTPPPGLTLPGQAAREAGLAREASTGPELKEAGTEPEVLLEDKVEPTLQPNLRQSLSQAMTSLPKTWKKPKEDTSVGQVQCPDREEKLELGMEAFVERTSPPPFGGERRASAGVPPEENGEQEAEPLRNGPAHIPETESSDGVPATVLKEPTPNAIHKPELKDGKRQYNRDFLLGFQFMPACVQKPEGLPPISDVVLDKINQNKLPLRQVDPRIISRGPDFTPAFADFGRAIPGGRGAPLLSVGPRRPPPRKIITNVSVNDEVQLKKAENAWKPGLKRENVTEDPETQKTQELFRKVRSILNKLTPQMFNQLMKQVMDLTIDTEERLKGVIDLVFEKAIDEPSFSVAYGNMCSCLAMLKVPMADKPTSTVNFRKLLLNRCQKEFEKDKVDDDVFEKKQRELEAASSASERERLEEELEEAKDKARRRSIGNIKFIGELFKLRMLTEAIMHDCVVKLLKNHDEESLECLCRLLTTIGKDLDFEKAKPRMDQYFNQMEKIVKERKTSSRIRFMLQDVIDLRLHNWVSRRADQGPKTIEQIHKEAKIEEQEEQRKVHQQLLSKDNKRRTVVQREETWNTVPVPKNSRTIDPTKIPKISKPTIDDKIQLGPRAQMNWMKGSSGGAGARASESDTLRPSASSLNRYSALQPSVPAAAPTSSAGPDFESKRGLSSRGSSGRERNDKPLSSAPSRAGPPSVGGASKEAPEEPPKEEAHKDTHVPPTPKLLPSTANRSKLERSQSRESVKLEAASGPATDKPALSEEEMEKRSKSIIDEFLHISDYKEAMQCVEELEQASMLHVFVRVGVESTLERSQITRDHMGQLLYQLLQAGSLSKPQFFKGFSETLELADDMAIDIPHIWLYLAELVSPVLREGGISMRELFSEFSKPLLPVGRAGILFSEILHLLCKHMSHRKVGALWRDSELSWVNFLPDMEDVPRFITEQKLDFTLSDCSSPACAVSKRALSPEELNKQLEKLLLEDMASDEQIFDWVEANLDESEMSSAPFLRALMTAVCRAAVRSKPVGLVSESSSSKVDTAIIQKRLPVLHKYLNSDTERQLQALYALQALIVKLDQPPNLLRMFFDCLYDEDVISEDAFYKWEASKDPAEQQGKGVALKSVTAFFTWLREAEEESEDN, via the exons ATGAGTTTGCCGCCGAAAGCGGTGCCGAAGTCAGCCGCTGCCGCTGGACCTGGAACCGGGCCGTCACCCTCAAATCAACTGCGGGCTACCCTGGCTACAGTACCGTTGCCGGGGCCCCAGCAGCCTCCTCCGGTACCACCAACGCA GATCCCCCGAGTGCAGCCAACCCTGGACGAGCGAATCTTCCCTACACAGCCTGGCGTCACTGCCGTCTACAGT GTACAGAGACCTGCTGGCCCCCCTTACACAGCGCACGAAATCAACAAAGGACACCCCAGCCTAGCGGCCACACCGCCGGGCCATGCGTCCTCCCCTGGCCTCTCTCAGGTATCAGTTTCCACAGTATCCACTGCGCATCTGTATGGCCACCCTAAAGGCTGGGAGGCAGGAGGAGGG TCTCCGTACACGGCGGGCCAGAATGCTGGCACGACCCCTCTCGTCTACTCCCCGCCAACGCAACCAATGAACGCCCAGCCGCAGAGCCGCCCG tTTGCCCCGGGGTCTCGTCCTGCCCACCACCAG GGAGGATTCAGACCCATTCAG TTTTTCCAGAGGCCTCAGATGCAGACAGCCCGGCCTGCCATTCCAAGTAACAGCCCTTCCATTCGACCTGCGTCCCAGGCACCAGCCGCCACCGTCTACCCCCCCAGCCAGCCCATCATGATGTCCATGACGTCCATGACGCCCATGCCTTTCCCCTCACCCCAGACCGCCCAGTACTACATACCCCAG TATCGCCACAGTGGCCCTCCCTACGTGGGACCTCCCCAGCAGTACACCGTCCAGCCCACAGGACCCAGCACATTCTACCCTGGGCCCTCTCCTGCAGACTTCCCTCCAGCATATG CGGCAGGGCCTTCATACTATCCTGGCCAGACCATGTACACCCCATCTCCATCCATAATAGTGCCTACAGCTCAGCAGCCTCCACCGActaagagggaaaagaaaaca ATCCGTATCCGCGACCCTAACCAGGGTGGCAAGGATATCACAGAGGAGATCATGTCAGGCGTAGGCGGCAGCCGGAACCCAACCCCTCCAGTGGGACGTCCCTCCACTACCCCTACTCCTCCACAG TTTTTATGTCCACACCCTCATTATCCTCACATTTTCTACCTCAAATCCCAGCAGCTGAACAGCCAGGTAGCAGAGCATGGGCATGTCATGTATAACGTGGACAGCGCTCAGGTCCTTCCTGCTTCCGTTGACTTGAAACCAG ATGACAAGCCAAAGCTTGAGTGTGCAATGCTGAAGTCTTCATCACCAGGGCTACGGCCAGTCGACCCTCCTGTGCAGAGGCGAGAGCCCGGCAGtcctgcccctgctcctgcccctgctcctgcccctgctcctgctcctgctcctgctcctgtccctgtctctgcaCCTGGACCTGGACCTgtcccagctccagctccagctccagctcctgcccccaccccagACTCTTATCCCCCTGAGAAATCTGAGCTTCCTCCCTGTGGCCTAGAACCAGCCCCCAGTGTAGCCTCAGCTCCAGCCCCCAACCCCTCCAAGCCTTTGTCAGCAGCAGAGGGGACAGAGACCCCCGGCCCTTCACCAGAGCCTGAACCAGCCATCTCTCCAGAGCCAGAGAAACTGGAGGTCCAGCAGGCCCCCTCAGAGCTGCTCATCTCTCCAACCCAGGAGGTCAAAGCTGTCAACGGGCTGGCCGAAACAAATCCCACTCCTCCCTGCGATGATCTGGGCTTCCAGCCCAGCCACACCCCCCAGCCGCAGCCTGCCCCCGGCCCTACCCGGCCACAGGCTCCCATCTCAGAGCCCGGCCCCGCCAGCCCGGCCCTGGAGGCCCACTGTGCGGAGGCGAAGGCTGCACATCCAGCAGCCGGAGATGCGGTTGCCTCAGGCACGGCGACGCCCTCGTTGCCTTCCACCACTGCTGCTGATATTGGTACTGTGCTCACGCCTCCTCCAGGCCTCACTCTCCCAGGCCAGGCTGCCAGAGAGGCAGGCCTGGCCCGGGAAGCCTCCACTGGGCCAGAGCTGAAAGAGGCTGGGACGGAGCCAGAGGTCTTGCTGGAGGATAAAGTGGAGCCCACCTTACAGCCCAATCTTAGACAAAGCTTGAGTCAAG CAATGACTAGTTTACCAAAGACGTGGAAGAAGCCAAAAGAAGACACTTCTGTGGGGCAGGTCCAGTGTCCTGACAGAGAG gagaAGCTGGAGCTGGGTATGGAGGCTTTCGTGGAGCGCACTAGCCCTCCTCCTTTTGGTGGGGAGAGACGGGCCTCTGCGGGGGTGCCACCAGAGGAGAACGGAGAGCAGGAGGCGGAGCCTTTGAGGAATGGACCAGCGCATATCCCTGAGACGGAAAGCAGCGATGGCGTACCCGCTACTGTCCTAAAAGAGCCCACCCCCAACGCAATACATA AGCCAGAGCTGAAGGATGGGAAGAGGCAGTATAATAGAGACTTCCTGTTGGGATTCCAGTTCATGCCTGCCTGCGTGCAGAAGCCAGAGGGGCTTCCTCCAATTTCCGATGTGGTACTGGACAAG ATTAACCAAAACAAGCTGCCGCTGCGGCAGGTGGACCCTCGCATCATCTCCAGAGGCCCAGACTTCACCCCAGCATTCGCAGACTTTGGCAGGGCAATTCCTGGAGGCAGGGGTGCACCG CTGCTCAGTGTCGGCCCGAGACGGCCGCCTCCGCGCAAAATTATCACCAATGTGTCCGTGAACGACGAGGTGCAGCTGAAGAAGGCCGAGAACGCCTGGAAACCTGGCCTGAAGAGGGAGAATGTCACAGAGGACCCCGAGACCCAGAAAACTCAG GAGCTTTTCCGGAAGGTGCGCAGTATCCTTAACAAACTGACACCGCAGATGTTTAACCAGCTGATGAAGCAGGTGATGGACCTCACCATCGACACAGAGGAACGCCTCAAAGGCGTCATCGACCTGGTTTTCGAAAAAGCCATCGATGAGCCAAGCTTCTCTGTGGCCTATGGCAATATGTGTAGCTGCCTGGCTATG TTAAAAGTGCCCATGGCAGACAAGCCCACCAGCACTGTGAACTTCCGAAAGCTGCTGCTGAACCGCTGTCAGAAAGAGTTTGAGAAGGACAAGGTGGACGATGATGTCTTTGAGAAGAAGCAGCGGGAGCTGGAAGCAGCTTCCTCG GCCAGCGAGCgggagaggctggaggaggaaCTGGAGGAGGCGAAGGACAAGGCCCGCAGGAGGTCCATTGGCAACATCAAGTTCATCGGGGAGCTGTTCAAGCTGCGCATGCTGACGGAGGCCATCATGCACGATTGCGTGGTCAAGCTGCTCAAGAACCACGACGAGGAGAGCCTGGAGTGTCTGTGCCGCCTCCTCACCACCATCGGAAAAGACCTGGACTTCGAGAAGGCCAAG ccACGAATGGATCAGTACTTCAACCAGATGGAAAAGAtagtgaaggagaggaagactTCCTCACGCATTCGGTTCATGCTCCAGGACGTCATCGACCTGCGACTG CATAACTGGGTGTCGCGGCGAGCTGACCAGGGGCCCAAGACCATTGAGCAGATCCACAAGGAGGCCAAAAtcgaggagcaggaggagcagaggaaggtgCACCAGCAGCTGCTGTCCAAGGACAACAAGAGGAGAACAG TAGTGCAGAGAGAAGAGACCTGGAACACTGTGCCTGTGCCCAAGAACAGTAGGACAATAGACCCCACCAAAATCCCCAAAATCTCCAAG CCAACGATAGACGATAAAATCCAGCTTGGCCCGCGAGCGCAGATGAACTGGATGAaaggcagcagtggaggagctggagccaGAGCCAGCGAGTCAG ACACCCTGCGGCCCAGTGCCAGCAGCCTGAACCGCTACTCAGCCCTGCAGCCCTCGGTCCCGGCAGCCGCCCCCACATCCTCCGCAGGCCCAGACTTTGAGTCCAAGCGAGGCCTGAGCAG CCGTGGGAGCTCAGGACGGGAGCGCAATGATAAGCCACTGAGTTCGGCCCCTTCGCGGGCGGGGCCTCCCTCTGTGGGTGGGGCCAGTAAAGAGGCCCCCGAGGAGCCTCCTAAGGAGGAGGCGCACAAGGACACGCACGTCCCCCCCACACCAAAACTGCTGCCCAGCACAGCCAACAGGAGCAAACTGGAGCGCAGCCAATCCAGGGAATCTG TAAAACTTGAAGCAGCGTCAGGCCCTGCTACGGACAAGCCTGCACTAtcagaggaggagatggagaaacGCTCCAAGTCCATCATCGATGAGTTTTTGCACATTAGCGATTATAAG GAGGCTAtgcagtgtgtggaggagctggagcaggccTCAATGCTTCACGTGTTTGTGCGGGTGGGTGTGGAGTCCACACTGGAGAGGAGCCAGATAACACGCGACCACATGGGCCAGCTGCTCTATCAGCTGCTGCAGGCTGGAAGCCTCTCCAAACCTCAGTTCTTTAAAGG GTTCTCAGAAACCCTTGAGTTGGCAGATGATATGGCCATTGACATTCCCCATATATGGCTGTACTTAGCGGAGCTGGTTAGTCCTGTGCTCCGCGAAGGAGGAATCTCTATGAGAGAATTATTTAG TGAATTTAGTAAACCATTACTCCCTGTGGGAAGAGCTGGGatattattttctgaaatattgcACCTGCTATGCAAACATATG AGCCATAGGAAAGTGGGAGCCTTATGGAGGGATTCTGAGTTGAGTTGGGTTAATTTCCTCCCAGACATGGAGGATGTGCCTCGCTTCATCACTGAGCAG AAACTAGACTTCACTCTGTCTGATTGCTCGAGTCCGGCATGTGCGGTCTCTAAGAGAGCGCTCTCGCCTGAGGAGCTGAACAAGCAGCTGGAGAAGCTTCTCCTGGAGGACATGGCTAGCGATGAACAAATCTTCGACTGGGTAGAG GCAAATCTAGATGAATCCGAAATGAGTTCAGCTCCCTTCCTCAGAGCTCTGATGACTGCCGTatgcagagcagcagtgagAAGTAAGCCTGTTGGCCTGGTCT CTGAGAGCTCCTCCTCAAAAGTGGACACGGCCATTATCCAGAAGCGGTTGCCTGTCTTACACAAGTACCTTAACTcggacacagagagacagttgCAAGCACTTTATGCACTTCAAGCATTGATAGTAAAACTGGACCAGCCCCCCA ACTTGCTCCGGATGTTCTTTGACTGTTTGTATGACGAGGATGTGATCTCAGAGGATGCCTTCTACAAGTGGGAGGCCAGCAAAGACCCCGCTGAGCAGCAAGGCAAGGGCGTGGCCCTCAAATCCGTGACAGCTTTTTTCACTTGGCTGCGCGAGGCCGAGGAAGAGTCTGAGGACAATTGA
- the eif4g3b gene encoding eukaryotic translation initiation factor 4 gamma 3 isoform X13 has protein sequence MSLPPKAVPKSAAAAGPGTGPSPSNQLRATLATVPLPGPQQPPPVPPTQVFLNALHPRIPRVQPTLDERIFPTQPGVTAVYSVQRPAGPPYTAHEINKGHPSLAATPPGHASSPGLSQVSVSTVSTAHLYGHPKGWEAGGGSPYTAGQNAGTTPLVYSPPTQPMNAQPQSRPFAPGSRPAHHQFFQRPQMQTARPAIPSNSPSIRPASQAPAATVYPPSQPIMMSMTSMTPMPFPSPQTAQYYIPQYRHSGPPYVGPPQQYTVQPTGPSTFYPGPSPADFPPAYAAGPSYYPGQTMYTPSPSIIVPTAQQPPPTKREKKTIRIRDPNQGGKDITEEIMSGVGGSRNPTPPVGRPSTTPTPPQQLNSQVAEHGHVMYNVDSAQVLPASVDLKPDDKPKLECAMLKSSSPGLRPVDPPVQRREPGSPAPAPAPAPAPAPAPAPAPVPVSAPGPGPVPAPAPAPAPAPTPDSYPPEKSELPPCGLEPAPSVASAPAPNPSKPLSAAEGTETPGPSPEPEPAISPEPEKLEVQQAPSELLISPTQEVKAVNGLAETNPTPPCDDLGFQPSHTPQPQPAPGPTRPQAPISEPGPASPALEAHCAEAKAAHPAAGDAVASGTATPSLPSTTAADIGTVLTPPPGLTLPGQAAREAGLAREASTGPELKEAGTEPEVLLEDKVEPTLQPNLRQSLSQAMTSLPKTWKKPKEDTSVGQVQCPDREEKLELGMEAFVERTSPPPFGGERRASAGVPPEENGEQEAEPLRNGPAHIPETESSDGVPATVLKEPTPNAIHKPELKDGKRQYNRDFLLGFQFMPACVQKPEGLPPISDVVLDKINQNKLPLRQVDPRIISRGPDFTPAFADFGRAIPGGRGAPLLSVGPRRPPPRKIITNVSVNDEVQLKKAENAWKPGLKRENVTEDPETQKTQELFRKVRSILNKLTPQMFNQLMKQVMDLTIDTEERLKGVIDLVFEKAIDEPSFSVAYGNMCSCLAMLKVPMADKPTSTVNFRKLLLNRCQKEFEKDKVDDDVFEKKQRELEAASSASERERLEEELEEAKDKARRRSIGNIKFIGELFKLRMLTEAIMHDCVVKLLKNHDEESLECLCRLLTTIGKDLDFEKAKPRMDQYFNQMEKIVKERKTSSRIRFMLQDVIDLRLHNWVSRRADQGPKTIEQIHKEAKIEEQEEQRKVHQQLLSKDNKRRTVVQREETWNTVPVPKNSRTIDPTKIPKISKPTIDDKIQLGPRAQMNWMKGSSGGAGARASESDTLRPSASSLNRYSALQPSVPAAAPTSSAGPDFESKRGLSSRGSSGRERNDKPLSSAPSRAGPPSVGGASKEAPEEPPKEEAHKDTHVPPTPKLLPSTANRSKLERSQSRESVKLEAASGPATDKPALSEEEMEKRSKSIIDEFLHISDYKEAMQCVEELEQASMLHVFVRVGVESTLERSQITRDHMGQLLYQLLQAGSLSKPQFFKGFSETLELADDMAIDIPHIWLYLAELVSPVLREGGISMRELFSEFSKPLLPVGRAGILFSEILHLLCKHMSHRKVGALWRDSELSWVNFLPDMEDVPRFITEQKLDFTLSDCSSPACAVSKRALSPEELNKQLEKLLLEDMASDEQIFDWVEANLDESEMSSAPFLRALMTAVCRAAVRTESSSSKVDTAIIQKRLPVLHKYLNSDTERQLQALYALQALIVKLDQPPNLLRMFFDCLYDEDVISEDAFYKWEASKDPAEQQGKGVALKSVTAFFTWLREAEEESEDN, from the exons ATGAGTTTGCCGCCGAAAGCGGTGCCGAAGTCAGCCGCTGCCGCTGGACCTGGAACCGGGCCGTCACCCTCAAATCAACTGCGGGCTACCCTGGCTACAGTACCGTTGCCGGGGCCCCAGCAGCCTCCTCCGGTACCACCAACGCA AGTTTTCCTTAATGCGTTGCACCCCAGGATCCCCCGAGTGCAGCCAACCCTGGACGAGCGAATCTTCCCTACACAGCCTGGCGTCACTGCCGTCTACAGT GTACAGAGACCTGCTGGCCCCCCTTACACAGCGCACGAAATCAACAAAGGACACCCCAGCCTAGCGGCCACACCGCCGGGCCATGCGTCCTCCCCTGGCCTCTCTCAGGTATCAGTTTCCACAGTATCCACTGCGCATCTGTATGGCCACCCTAAAGGCTGGGAGGCAGGAGGAGGG TCTCCGTACACGGCGGGCCAGAATGCTGGCACGACCCCTCTCGTCTACTCCCCGCCAACGCAACCAATGAACGCCCAGCCGCAGAGCCGCCCG tTTGCCCCGGGGTCTCGTCCTGCCCACCACCAG TTTTTCCAGAGGCCTCAGATGCAGACAGCCCGGCCTGCCATTCCAAGTAACAGCCCTTCCATTCGACCTGCGTCCCAGGCACCAGCCGCCACCGTCTACCCCCCCAGCCAGCCCATCATGATGTCCATGACGTCCATGACGCCCATGCCTTTCCCCTCACCCCAGACCGCCCAGTACTACATACCCCAG TATCGCCACAGTGGCCCTCCCTACGTGGGACCTCCCCAGCAGTACACCGTCCAGCCCACAGGACCCAGCACATTCTACCCTGGGCCCTCTCCTGCAGACTTCCCTCCAGCATATG CGGCAGGGCCTTCATACTATCCTGGCCAGACCATGTACACCCCATCTCCATCCATAATAGTGCCTACAGCTCAGCAGCCTCCACCGActaagagggaaaagaaaaca ATCCGTATCCGCGACCCTAACCAGGGTGGCAAGGATATCACAGAGGAGATCATGTCAGGCGTAGGCGGCAGCCGGAACCCAACCCCTCCAGTGGGACGTCCCTCCACTACCCCTACTCCTCCACAG CAGCTGAACAGCCAGGTAGCAGAGCATGGGCATGTCATGTATAACGTGGACAGCGCTCAGGTCCTTCCTGCTTCCGTTGACTTGAAACCAG ATGACAAGCCAAAGCTTGAGTGTGCAATGCTGAAGTCTTCATCACCAGGGCTACGGCCAGTCGACCCTCCTGTGCAGAGGCGAGAGCCCGGCAGtcctgcccctgctcctgcccctgctcctgcccctgctcctgctcctgctcctgctcctgtccctgtctctgcaCCTGGACCTGGACCTgtcccagctccagctccagctccagctcctgcccccaccccagACTCTTATCCCCCTGAGAAATCTGAGCTTCCTCCCTGTGGCCTAGAACCAGCCCCCAGTGTAGCCTCAGCTCCAGCCCCCAACCCCTCCAAGCCTTTGTCAGCAGCAGAGGGGACAGAGACCCCCGGCCCTTCACCAGAGCCTGAACCAGCCATCTCTCCAGAGCCAGAGAAACTGGAGGTCCAGCAGGCCCCCTCAGAGCTGCTCATCTCTCCAACCCAGGAGGTCAAAGCTGTCAACGGGCTGGCCGAAACAAATCCCACTCCTCCCTGCGATGATCTGGGCTTCCAGCCCAGCCACACCCCCCAGCCGCAGCCTGCCCCCGGCCCTACCCGGCCACAGGCTCCCATCTCAGAGCCCGGCCCCGCCAGCCCGGCCCTGGAGGCCCACTGTGCGGAGGCGAAGGCTGCACATCCAGCAGCCGGAGATGCGGTTGCCTCAGGCACGGCGACGCCCTCGTTGCCTTCCACCACTGCTGCTGATATTGGTACTGTGCTCACGCCTCCTCCAGGCCTCACTCTCCCAGGCCAGGCTGCCAGAGAGGCAGGCCTGGCCCGGGAAGCCTCCACTGGGCCAGAGCTGAAAGAGGCTGGGACGGAGCCAGAGGTCTTGCTGGAGGATAAAGTGGAGCCCACCTTACAGCCCAATCTTAGACAAAGCTTGAGTCAAG CAATGACTAGTTTACCAAAGACGTGGAAGAAGCCAAAAGAAGACACTTCTGTGGGGCAGGTCCAGTGTCCTGACAGAGAG gagaAGCTGGAGCTGGGTATGGAGGCTTTCGTGGAGCGCACTAGCCCTCCTCCTTTTGGTGGGGAGAGACGGGCCTCTGCGGGGGTGCCACCAGAGGAGAACGGAGAGCAGGAGGCGGAGCCTTTGAGGAATGGACCAGCGCATATCCCTGAGACGGAAAGCAGCGATGGCGTACCCGCTACTGTCCTAAAAGAGCCCACCCCCAACGCAATACATA AGCCAGAGCTGAAGGATGGGAAGAGGCAGTATAATAGAGACTTCCTGTTGGGATTCCAGTTCATGCCTGCCTGCGTGCAGAAGCCAGAGGGGCTTCCTCCAATTTCCGATGTGGTACTGGACAAG ATTAACCAAAACAAGCTGCCGCTGCGGCAGGTGGACCCTCGCATCATCTCCAGAGGCCCAGACTTCACCCCAGCATTCGCAGACTTTGGCAGGGCAATTCCTGGAGGCAGGGGTGCACCG CTGCTCAGTGTCGGCCCGAGACGGCCGCCTCCGCGCAAAATTATCACCAATGTGTCCGTGAACGACGAGGTGCAGCTGAAGAAGGCCGAGAACGCCTGGAAACCTGGCCTGAAGAGGGAGAATGTCACAGAGGACCCCGAGACCCAGAAAACTCAG GAGCTTTTCCGGAAGGTGCGCAGTATCCTTAACAAACTGACACCGCAGATGTTTAACCAGCTGATGAAGCAGGTGATGGACCTCACCATCGACACAGAGGAACGCCTCAAAGGCGTCATCGACCTGGTTTTCGAAAAAGCCATCGATGAGCCAAGCTTCTCTGTGGCCTATGGCAATATGTGTAGCTGCCTGGCTATG TTAAAAGTGCCCATGGCAGACAAGCCCACCAGCACTGTGAACTTCCGAAAGCTGCTGCTGAACCGCTGTCAGAAAGAGTTTGAGAAGGACAAGGTGGACGATGATGTCTTTGAGAAGAAGCAGCGGGAGCTGGAAGCAGCTTCCTCG GCCAGCGAGCgggagaggctggaggaggaaCTGGAGGAGGCGAAGGACAAGGCCCGCAGGAGGTCCATTGGCAACATCAAGTTCATCGGGGAGCTGTTCAAGCTGCGCATGCTGACGGAGGCCATCATGCACGATTGCGTGGTCAAGCTGCTCAAGAACCACGACGAGGAGAGCCTGGAGTGTCTGTGCCGCCTCCTCACCACCATCGGAAAAGACCTGGACTTCGAGAAGGCCAAG ccACGAATGGATCAGTACTTCAACCAGATGGAAAAGAtagtgaaggagaggaagactTCCTCACGCATTCGGTTCATGCTCCAGGACGTCATCGACCTGCGACTG CATAACTGGGTGTCGCGGCGAGCTGACCAGGGGCCCAAGACCATTGAGCAGATCCACAAGGAGGCCAAAAtcgaggagcaggaggagcagaggaaggtgCACCAGCAGCTGCTGTCCAAGGACAACAAGAGGAGAACAG TAGTGCAGAGAGAAGAGACCTGGAACACTGTGCCTGTGCCCAAGAACAGTAGGACAATAGACCCCACCAAAATCCCCAAAATCTCCAAG CCAACGATAGACGATAAAATCCAGCTTGGCCCGCGAGCGCAGATGAACTGGATGAaaggcagcagtggaggagctggagccaGAGCCAGCGAGTCAG ACACCCTGCGGCCCAGTGCCAGCAGCCTGAACCGCTACTCAGCCCTGCAGCCCTCGGTCCCGGCAGCCGCCCCCACATCCTCCGCAGGCCCAGACTTTGAGTCCAAGCGAGGCCTGAGCAG CCGTGGGAGCTCAGGACGGGAGCGCAATGATAAGCCACTGAGTTCGGCCCCTTCGCGGGCGGGGCCTCCCTCTGTGGGTGGGGCCAGTAAAGAGGCCCCCGAGGAGCCTCCTAAGGAGGAGGCGCACAAGGACACGCACGTCCCCCCCACACCAAAACTGCTGCCCAGCACAGCCAACAGGAGCAAACTGGAGCGCAGCCAATCCAGGGAATCTG TAAAACTTGAAGCAGCGTCAGGCCCTGCTACGGACAAGCCTGCACTAtcagaggaggagatggagaaacGCTCCAAGTCCATCATCGATGAGTTTTTGCACATTAGCGATTATAAG GAGGCTAtgcagtgtgtggaggagctggagcaggccTCAATGCTTCACGTGTTTGTGCGGGTGGGTGTGGAGTCCACACTGGAGAGGAGCCAGATAACACGCGACCACATGGGCCAGCTGCTCTATCAGCTGCTGCAGGCTGGAAGCCTCTCCAAACCTCAGTTCTTTAAAGG GTTCTCAGAAACCCTTGAGTTGGCAGATGATATGGCCATTGACATTCCCCATATATGGCTGTACTTAGCGGAGCTGGTTAGTCCTGTGCTCCGCGAAGGAGGAATCTCTATGAGAGAATTATTTAG TGAATTTAGTAAACCATTACTCCCTGTGGGAAGAGCTGGGatattattttctgaaatattgcACCTGCTATGCAAACATATG AGCCATAGGAAAGTGGGAGCCTTATGGAGGGATTCTGAGTTGAGTTGGGTTAATTTCCTCCCAGACATGGAGGATGTGCCTCGCTTCATCACTGAGCAG AAACTAGACTTCACTCTGTCTGATTGCTCGAGTCCGGCATGTGCGGTCTCTAAGAGAGCGCTCTCGCCTGAGGAGCTGAACAAGCAGCTGGAGAAGCTTCTCCTGGAGGACATGGCTAGCGATGAACAAATCTTCGACTGGGTAGAG GCAAATCTAGATGAATCCGAAATGAGTTCAGCTCCCTTCCTCAGAGCTCTGATGACTGCCGTatgcagagcagcagtgagAA CTGAGAGCTCCTCCTCAAAAGTGGACACGGCCATTATCCAGAAGCGGTTGCCTGTCTTACACAAGTACCTTAACTcggacacagagagacagttgCAAGCACTTTATGCACTTCAAGCATTGATAGTAAAACTGGACCAGCCCCCCA ACTTGCTCCGGATGTTCTTTGACTGTTTGTATGACGAGGATGTGATCTCAGAGGATGCCTTCTACAAGTGGGAGGCCAGCAAAGACCCCGCTGAGCAGCAAGGCAAGGGCGTGGCCCTCAAATCCGTGACAGCTTTTTTCACTTGGCTGCGCGAGGCCGAGGAAGAGTCTGAGGACAATTGA